The Blautia pseudococcoides genome segment GAGGATGACTTAAAACAGATTTATGCCTCTGACGGTAAGTATTACCGCCTCCCGGGTATGTGGGAATCTGTTGCAGGAGGATACTCCCTCATTGTCCGCAAGGATATCTTTGAGGCTGCAGGCGTGGACATGAGCAAAGAGGCTTCCTGGACCTGGGAAGACTTATATGACGCGCTTAAGAAGGTTCAGGAACATACCGGAAAAGATAATATCTGGTCTGACCAGTTCCAGTTCGGCTGTACCATGAACATGGCTGCCGCCACATACAATGTGACAGCAGGAAATTCTCAGGACGGCGGTGACTGGGGCCTGAAGAACGGAACAAAATTCGACTTTGACAAAAATGAGTTTTATTTCGCAGATACCACAGACGAATATAAAGAATTTCTGACCTATCTGCACAAATTGTATGATGAAAAGATTCTGGATCCGGAAACCTTTACCCAGGACAGCACGCAGGCCCAGGCGAAATTCTTCCGCGGCGATTCTTATGTGCTTGCTGCCAATTACCAGATTCTTTCTGATATTCAGTCCCAGAACAAGATGACAGATGAGGGCGCGGAGCTGTACTTCCTTACCACGCCGTCAGGACCTGCAGGCAACCTGAAATTATCCAGCGCTGCCGGACGTCTGGAAAATGGTATCATGATCAGCAAGAATGCCCTGGAAGAACTGGGTGAAGAAGAATTTATCAAAATGCTCCGTTTTATCGACTGGCTGTGGTACTCAGACGAGGGACATGAGTTATGTCAGTGGGGTGTTGAAGGGGAAACCTACACAAAGGATGCAGACGGCAATATTGTCCTGAATTCTGATATCTATTTCAATGGCTTTAACCCGGGAGCTGAGAAACAGCTCAATGTGGATTATGGTTTCGGCGGCGGTGTGTTCGCTTACGGCGGAAATACTTTCATTCAGCTTTCCAAGTTCTCAGCGCCGGAGAAAGAGTGGAATGAGAGAATCAATTCCAACAAGGAAGATGTGTTGCTCATGCCCCCGATCCTGGCAGATGAGATGGAGAAGGAAGAGCTGAATCTGATCCAGGTGCCTCTTATGGACTATGTAAATACTTCAGCCCTGGAGTTTATCACAGGCAAGAAAGACCTGGAGGCTGACTGGGATTCCTATGTCAAAGAGTGCCAGGAGAACTTGAAAGCAAAGGAATATGTAGAAAAGGCAAATGAAATCTTCAACAATACAAAAGATATTCTGGGTTATTGATCAGAGATGTGATCTGTAATCACACTTGGGAAGGCCGCCGCGGCAGAGTGCTGCGGCGGCTTTTCTGACTCTTAAACAGATTCAGGCAAAATGCAGCGGAGAGGAGAGAAAAGATGGCTTATTTGGAGCTAGACGGACAAAAAGAGATTTTTGTTATCATGGATCCTGATACGGATTCAGGAATCAGAAAAATATGGGGAAAAGCCGAGGAAGATATCAGAAGGATTACCGGGGCTATGTGCAGGCCCGCCTGTCAGGAAGGGACGGGGAATATAGAGCAGGCTGTGATCGTGGCAGTGTGGGGGAAGGGCAGTCTCTCAAAGCGCCTGGGAGAGAGGATTGGGGGACTGGACAGATTACAGGGAAGAAGAGAAGCCTATGGATTTTACCTGGCAGATCATCCTGTGGAAGGGGTGGAAAGAGGACTGATTATCTGCGGAAGCGATAAGCTGGGGATCATCTATGGAATCTTCCATTTGTCGGAGCTTCTCGGGGCTACGCCCTGGACCTTCTGGGGAGACGCACCTCTTCCCTTTCATCAACATACGGTGCTATGCACAGAAATCCCCAAAAAGAGAGAAGGGCAGACGTGCTATATAGAATGCAACAGCTTTATTTCAAAAGAACCTTCCGTAAAATACAGGGGCTTTTTTATCAATGATGAGTGGCCCTGCTTTGGAAACTGGACTTTTTCACATTATCAGGGATTTACGGCAGAGATGTATGACAAAGTATTTGAATATCTGCTGCGCATGAAGGGCAACTATATCTGGCCGGCTATGTGGACTTCCTCCTTTATGCTGGACGGGCCGGGGATGGCTTCTATGGAACTGGCGGATGAGTATGGAATCTATGTGGGCATGTCTCATCATGAGCCGTGTATGCGTTCCAGCGAGGAGTGGGATATCTGCAAAGGGGAGGACACTCCTTACGGTACGCAGTGGAGTTATGTAAATAATAAAGAAGGCCTTCTAAGATATTGGGAGGACGGGATTATCAGAAGCAAGGGCCATCAGGTATTTCCCACACTGGGTATGAGGGGAGAGCGGGACAGCAAAATGCTGGGTGAGGATTCTGACATAGAGGAAAATGTGCGCCTGCTCAAAGAGATCATCAAAAAACAGAGACAAATGATCCGGAAACATCTGGGCCGGGATGCGGATAAGACACCTTTGCTTTTTGCTGTGTATAAAGAGGTGGAGGATTATTATTTCGGCGGCAGTTACCAGGAAGGCCTGAACGGCTTTGAGGAATTGGATGGGGTTACACTACTTTTATGCGAGGATAATTTCGGCAATATGCGAGCCCTGCCAGAAAAGGAGGAACGCGCCCGAAGCGGGGGATTTGGCATGTACTACCATCTGGACTATCACGGCGCGCCTGTATCTTATGAGTGGCAAAATTCCACTCCTGTCTGTAGAATATGGGAACAGATGACACAGGCTTATGAATACGGGATCCGGGATCTGTGGATCGTCAATGTGGGAGATCTGAAGTTTCAAGAATACCCGCTGGGATATTTCATGGAACTGGCTTATGATTATGAGAACTGGGGAGCAGGCTGCTATGACAGGAGCAGAGAGTATACGGCGGTCTGGGTACAGAAAATCTTTGGAAGCTATGCGAAGAAAGAGCAGGTCAGCCAGATCGCATGGGTACTTAAGGAGACTGCCGGTATCAACAGTCTGCGAAGACCGGAGGCATGCAGCAGCGGTGTGTATCATCCGGTTCATTATCATGAAGGCAGAAGAATGTTGAAACGCTTAAACCGCCTGGAAGAGGTAAATGAGGAGGTATGGAGGAGTCTGGAGGCAGAGGAAGCCAGGGAGGCTTATTACAGTATGATTTATTATCCTGCAGCGGCTTCCGCCAATCTTCTGAAGATGCATCTGTACGCGGGATTCAATCATCTGTATGCCTCCCAGGGGAAAGCGATGGCTAATGTGTATGGGGAATGGATGGACACATGCATACTAAGGGATGAAGAGCTGGCCCGGGAATTTTCTGCATTTAAGGGAGGCAGGTGGAAGGGGATGGAGATGGCGCCCCATATTGGATTCACAAATTGGAACAGTGAAGACTGGCGTTATCCAGTGCGGCATGTGCTGAGACTTCCCGGGACGCCCAGACTTGTGGTGTCTGCCGCTGACTCTGAAAAATATTATACAAACCAGTATTTTCCGGTTCCCTTCATTATGGAAGATTTTCTCTATCCGGGGTGCAGGGAGATCACTTTG includes the following:
- a CDS encoding extracellular solute-binding protein, which encodes MKKRAVSLLLAAVMVGSLTACGGSDSDKKEGPTMSAEEADKDLDYEYGEGVTFHSEKPVTYTMMFSDHENYPLKEDWRIWSAIEERSNVTFDLTSVARTDYNDKVTATVNSGSAPYIIPKIYDSSPYEDSGQVVAVSDWVQYMPNYSKQVEEWGMEDDLKQIYASDGKYYRLPGMWESVAGGYSLIVRKDIFEAAGVDMSKEASWTWEDLYDALKKVQEHTGKDNIWSDQFQFGCTMNMAAATYNVTAGNSQDGGDWGLKNGTKFDFDKNEFYFADTTDEYKEFLTYLHKLYDEKILDPETFTQDSTQAQAKFFRGDSYVLAANYQILSDIQSQNKMTDEGAELYFLTTPSGPAGNLKLSSAAGRLENGIMISKNALEELGEEEFIKMLRFIDWLWYSDEGHELCQWGVEGETYTKDADGNIVLNSDIYFNGFNPGAEKQLNVDYGFGGGVFAYGGNTFIQLSKFSAPEKEWNERINSNKEDVLLMPPILADEMEKEELNLIQVPLMDYVNTSALEFITGKKDLEADWDSYVKECQENLKAKEYVEKANEIFNNTKDILGY
- a CDS encoding glycosyl hydrolase 115 family protein, which produces MAYLELDGQKEIFVIMDPDTDSGIRKIWGKAEEDIRRITGAMCRPACQEGTGNIEQAVIVAVWGKGSLSKRLGERIGGLDRLQGRREAYGFYLADHPVEGVERGLIICGSDKLGIIYGIFHLSELLGATPWTFWGDAPLPFHQHTVLCTEIPKKREGQTCYIECNSFISKEPSVKYRGFFINDEWPCFGNWTFSHYQGFTAEMYDKVFEYLLRMKGNYIWPAMWTSSFMLDGPGMASMELADEYGIYVGMSHHEPCMRSSEEWDICKGEDTPYGTQWSYVNNKEGLLRYWEDGIIRSKGHQVFPTLGMRGERDSKMLGEDSDIEENVRLLKEIIKKQRQMIRKHLGRDADKTPLLFAVYKEVEDYYFGGSYQEGLNGFEELDGVTLLLCEDNFGNMRALPEKEERARSGGFGMYYHLDYHGAPVSYEWQNSTPVCRIWEQMTQAYEYGIRDLWIVNVGDLKFQEYPLGYFMELAYDYENWGAGCYDRSREYTAVWVQKIFGSYAKKEQVSQIAWVLKETAGINSLRRPEACSSGVYHPVHYHEGRRMLKRLNRLEEVNEEVWRSLEAEEAREAYYSMIYYPAAASANLLKMHLYAGFNHLYASQGKAMANVYGEWMDTCILRDEELAREFSAFKGGRWKGMEMAPHIGFTNWNSEDWRYPVRHVLRLPGTPRLVVSAADSEKYYTNQYFPVPFIMEDFLYPGCREITLQVANGGQGRLAWRIEERCEYLSFSACEGSTDMEDEIRIRISLGRLPKEEQKEFCFHIRHGEESLPVVIRAKRRDITSVPRGAFMDRDGVYVLDAADYLEQAPGIFEGHRAVFEKLEGYGKYGTGVKVFPETASFEGEENAPCLVYGMWADAAGSCRLELHTSPANPLRYVGSLRLGVSVNEEEVRQAYLVGGDYRGGDHTCAEWAKAVLDQEHVCRMGITLKQGMNYLRIYGQDAGVVLERLVICREEKELLSSYLGPDKTYCRI